Proteins encoded by one window of Cyclobacteriaceae bacterium:
- a CDS encoding RNA methyltransferase encodes MPLSRQEQLLLEHFAQYISEHKKEFAEKVLTERTKQVTVVLEDIYQSQNASAALRTCECMGLQDIHIIENTTKYEVNKYVLKGSYKWLSLHRYKQKNKNNTEACFRQLKDNGYTLYATDPGAESISVYDIDPCASKAAFIFGNELEGLSEYALTYADHRIKIPMYGFTESLNISASVAICLSAAISKLKSAQENYGLSVEEKDQLRLAWYKKMVKRSEIIEKEFLRTNP; translated from the coding sequence ATGCCATTATCCCGGCAGGAACAATTGTTATTAGAACATTTCGCTCAATATATTTCTGAGCACAAGAAAGAATTTGCTGAAAAGGTATTAACCGAACGCACCAAACAAGTTACGGTAGTATTGGAAGACATCTATCAATCGCAAAATGCCAGTGCAGCCTTGCGCACGTGCGAGTGTATGGGCCTTCAGGATATTCACATTATTGAGAATACAACGAAGTATGAAGTAAATAAGTACGTGTTGAAGGGATCGTACAAGTGGTTAAGCCTGCATCGATACAAACAAAAAAACAAAAACAACACGGAAGCTTGCTTTAGACAATTGAAGGATAATGGCTATACACTGTATGCCACCGATCCGGGTGCTGAAAGTATATCGGTTTACGACATTGATCCCTGTGCCAGTAAGGCGGCTTTTATTTTTGGCAATGAACTGGAGGGTCTTTCGGAATATGCATTAACGTATGCGGATCATCGGATAAAAATTCCTATGTACGGGTTTACGGAAAGTCTGAATATTTCTGCCAGTGTGGCCATTTGTTTGAGTGCTGCAATTTCAAAGCTCAAGTCAGCACAAGAAAACTATGGGCTAAGCGTTGAAGAAAAGGATCAACTCAGGCTGGCCTGGTATAAAAAAATGGTGAAGCGTTCTGAAATAATTGAAAAGGAGTTTCTCCGGACAAATCCTTAA